Proteins co-encoded in one Hevea brasiliensis isolate MT/VB/25A 57/8 unplaced genomic scaffold, ASM3005281v1 Scaf130, whole genome shotgun sequence genomic window:
- the LOC110671210 gene encoding uncharacterized protein LOC110671210, with protein MKREIFAWLFFIIFFKALSYCACEISITPQQHLPMTRAKQLKEVYESIARLTSKDYPRTLERQGLHEVDAKSFQKLAKGVYGGADVLRPRSKSKNGATALHMKSSALFSATLGLIIYVVFF; from the exons ATGAAGAGAGAAATTTTCGCATGGttattcttcatcattttttttaaGGCCCTTTCATATTGTGCATGTGAAATTTCTATCACCCCACAGCAGCACCTACCCATGACTAGGGCAAAACAGCTCAAGG AAGTATATGAATCAATTGCCAGATTGACAAGCAAAGACTATCCAAGAACACTAGAGAGACAGGGTTTGCATGAAGTTGATGCAAAGAGCTTCCAAAAGTTAGCAAAAGGAGTTTATGGTGGTGCAGATGTTCTTCGTCCTCGATCTAAATCCAAAAATGGAGCTACTGCTTTACACATGAAATCCTCTGCCCTCTTCTCAGCAACACTTGGGTTGATAATTTATGTTGTCTTCTTTTGA